GGTGTTCGTTCACCCGTTCATCAACTCCCTCGTAACGGCCACAAACCAGAACGATGCGATCCAGCTTTGCCATCGCTTCGGCCTCCTGTTGATGGAAGACTCGGCCCTGTGCCGATAGCAGAACCACCGTTTCACGCGGTCCGCCACTCAGCCGTTCCTCTCGTGATGCGACACCCAACGACTCGACACACTCGAAGATCGGCTGGGCCTTCAGCACCATCCCTTCACCGCCGCCAAAAGGACGATCATCGACGGTCTGGTGACGGTCGTGGGTAAACGCACGCAGGTCATGAATTGTGACATGCACCAGTCCCTGCTCCCGGGCACGGCGCAGCACGCCGAAATCGAGCGGCCCGTGAAAGAAGTCGGGAAAGATGGTGATGATGTCGAAGCGCATTGGCACCCTCATCATATCTTCAGAGTTGTCGGAAGCAGGGAGAATCGCAATAGGACGAAGCAGACCGAGGCGGCGGTAGCCCGTGGGGCAGCCGCGTGTGTCACGGCTGCGCTCGCTCAGACTCTCGTGCGGATCAGCCACCGAAGCTCCGCCGGTTGGCGACCTCCGGCCCACCGCGTGCCGGCGGCGAGTTCGTCGGTCTGGCATGAACCGCAGGTCAATTCCCTACCTGGTTTTCCAGCGCAAGCGAAGGGCTGTTGGGCAAGTTCCATTTCTGAACTGAGTCCGGATGCGCGGGATCGAAGTCGCCGATATCTGTAACCAGATAGGGCTTTAATCCAAGATTGCTCTCTCGAATGGCCTGAACTACACAGCGCGCCAGCTCCTATGCGCCGTAAGAGTTGAAGTGAGTGTCATCTTTCAACTCCTGATCCTGACCAGGAAATGTATGCGCCGGGTAATGGACAAACGCTTCTAGAGTTCCTTCCGGACCGAGCGTTTCGAAAAGCGTTTTGCTCATTGCGTTCAGGTCGATCAATGCGACCTTCTGCTCCTTAGCCAATTGCCGCATCGCTTCCGGATAGTCTTCAAGCGTATTGATGATCTTGCCGTTCGCATCGAACCTCCGCCGCAGCATCGAGGTGACCAAAACGGGAAAGGCGTGTTTTTCACGGGCGGCGTTGATATAGCGGAGCAGATATTCTTTGTATGTAGTGAACGCGTCGACGTGCGCCGGCCCGGGCTTCTGGTCGTTGTGTGCGAATTGAATGAAGAGGTAATCGCCAGGTCTGATGGTCTCGAGAACCTTCGCCAGGCGCTCTTCACCGATGAAGCTCTTCAGCGACTCGCCTGACTCTGCATGATTGGCAATTGTGACTCCCGGGCGAAAGAATCGGGGCAGCATCTGTCCCCAGGCCGCCCAGGGTTCGCGACGCTGATCCGTGACCGTCGAATCGCCAGCCAGATAGACGGTGATCGCTTGATCATTTTTCTTAACTTCCAGTTCGTTGACGCACGGATGCGCGCCGTTGAACTCCAGACTGAGGCGATGATCCCAATCGAGATCGTTCTTCTCATCATTCTTGAGGTGAACGATCTTGCCGTTAGCTAATTCTTTGTAACGAACGTTTAAAGTGAAGCGCCGAGTCACGAACTTACGCCGCCGAATCTGCAACGGCTCGACCAGAAGCCGCCGCGCTTCCGCTTTCACTGCTATGGAGGAATCATCCCGTTCATCTCCGAGGCGAAGCGTTACGTCGTACTTTCCTTCCGGAACGTCGAGCGAAAAAAAGAATGGCGCGTCGGCACAAACACTGCTTTGTTCCTGCAGTACATTTGGCGGCTGCATGAAGCCGTATCCACGAGCGGAATCGTACAGAGTATGGAGCGTGGCCTGAGTAAATCCCTTACGCGCATGCTGGCCGAAGTTGAATCTCATACCGCCCAAAGCCAACGAATTCCCATTCTGGGCTGCAGAGTTTGCAGCGAGGACTAAGAGGGCAGCGAGTAATCTTAAAAGCATGTTCCGCATGGACGATACGAATTGTGAACCTGGATACTACTTCGAATAGCTTCGCCGGTCGCGATGGGCCGCGTGCATTCTTAAGCGGCAACCAGCGTCTGGACTGTCATCCTGAGGGCCTTCTCTTGGCCGAAGGATCTCCCGCGATGCTTCGGACTGAAATGCACCTGATGGGCTCTCACCAGAACCGATTGGCCGGTTCGTAGAAGAACCAAGCCGACAGCAATGAAATCGAAATATTGCAGGAGATCCTTCGCGCAAAAGGCGCATTCAGGGTGACAGGTGTTGGATGGCGACAAATGACGAATGCGAAAGGGCACCTTCATTCCTCCGCCCGCTTCACTTCCACTTCAAACACATGCGTCGGTCCGAACATGTTCGAGCGAAATACAATCCACTTGCCGTCGGGCGTGAAGCTTGCATTCGGCTCCAGTCGGTAATCATGTTTGGAGAGATCGACCAGCTTCTCGGCCTCAAGCACGCCGTTTTTCGGAGTGAATAGATAGATCCACTGGCCGTTGCAGCCTTTGGCGACGCTATTCGGCCCACCGCCATCGCCGGAGAAGTGTTTCTCGTCGGGCGCTTCGTTGTAATGGACTGACCACTCGCTGCACTCGAGCTTATAGCGCGTTGTTTTTCCGCTCGCCAGATCGAATCCCGCCAGCCAGAACTCTTTCCCTTTCGGCGTCTGCAGGTCGTACCAGATCGTCTTGCCGTCGGGGCTAAAGAATTCGTGTCCTGCGATCTCCATTTCCATGTGGCGATGATGGATTTGGCGGAGTTCGGTGCCATCCCTCTTGATGGTCCAGATGCGATCAACCTTATGCCACGGCCCTTCGTGGCAAAACATGATCAGATTCGGATCGGTAGGCGAGAACTGGACATGATTGAGCCAGTCGATCGAATGATTGAAGGTGTTGATCTTTCCCGTTTTGATATCGATCGTGTAGAGCGACATCGGAATCTTCGCCGCCAGGCGCCGCTCCATCATCGAACCTTTGCCGGGATAGTTGTCGCCGCGGTCGCGCGGAAGCTGCGTCGCGTTCTGCTGTGGAGTCTGCGGATTGTCCTCCCAGCTTCCTGCGAGCAGAGTCTCGTCGGCATTCACGGCGAAGCCCGATCCGGTACGCAGGCGCGCCTCCGTCGCGATGCTGCGCGTCTCACCGCTATCGAGATTTGTGGCGTACGCGGTGTCTCCTTTTAGATAGAAGACTTGCCGCGTCTTGCGTCCGACGATCACGTTGCGAACCCTGCCCTCCACAACCTGCCGAATCTTGTGGGTCTGAAGGTCGATGACCGACAGCCCCTCATGCGTGGTGACAAGCAGCAGGTCGCCCTTGGCGGTGTAGGCGTTCTGGTGAAAATAGAGACTCGCGGTGCCGGGCTCATCCGACAGGCGAACGATGCGGTGGTGCGTGGCAGGATCCACCCACTCGCGTGGGGGTTCCTGCACTGAAGACGCCGATTGCGCCGAAGCCGCGGAAGAGGGAATCGCGGGCACTTGTGCATAAGCGCCCGCGGCGAGCAGAAGGAATACGGAAATGATTCTCACAATCGCCGGGTCTCGTTAAAAGAAGATTCTGATACCGAACTGCAGGTAGCGCGGCAACTGCAATTCGCGCAACTGGCCGAAACCCGTGTTGTAGGCTTGCCGCAAGCGGTAAAGCTTGAACCCGTCTAACGTGCGGATATCGAATTTGTTGGGATCGGTCGTGGCGAACTGCTGCGGGATCGGCACGGACCAGAAGGTTGTCGGCAGCGCACCCGAAGCTCCGCGCTGCGAGTTGATCATCTGCTGAATGGCCGACAACTGCGACTTGCCCGAGGATGTATTCGACAGCGGCTGCGAGTTGATCTTTGCCCATGTGTCATACTCAGAGGCGCTAATCGGCGTGAATGTGGTGACGCCCGTAGTCGTGTTCAGCGTGATGGTCCCCTCGTTCGGCGCTGCCATCCAATCTGGTCCGGCGTTGCCTGAGCTGACCTGCCAGTTCGGGTGATTGAAGACATTCAGCGCGTCGACGCGGAACTGGATGCGGCGAGTGCCGTCAGCTCCCCACTTACCGGGAAAGGGAAAGTTCTTCTGGATTGACGCATCAAAGAACTTCTGTAGTGGTCCGCGGATGGCGAGCACACGCGCGCCATCCCCAAGCGTTCCCTTTTCGGGACGCATAAATGCCGCCGGATTTACGTATGGTTCGCAGGTCGCAACCGCGACGCAATTCCGGTTATAAAGCGGGTTGATCAGCGGTTCACTGGAATTTATATCGGGGCGAACCGTGTGCGTGAGGCTGGCATTCAATCCGTTGGCGTCGCTGAGTGTCGGCATGAACGGATATTCGCTATTGATGCGGACCAAACCACTCGTCGTCCAGCCCCCGACGATGGCCTGGATCGGCGCCCAGGCATCACTCAGGAACGTTCGTCCGCGGCCAAACGGCATGTCCCACACGTAACGCGCGGTGAACCAGTGCGGCTGATCGAAGGTCGAGATCGAATAGTCTGAACTCAGTGGCGCTCCGAAACTCGCGTTCCCGCCGCTCGAGGTCGGCGTCGTAAGCGTGCGCGTATCGGGACTGGCATCGGAGGCGTTGTCCATCGACTTCGAGAACGTGTAGTTCACCGTTGCTTCGAGGCTCTTCATCCGACGCGTGAAGCTTATGTAGCCCGCGTGCCGAATGCTGCTTGCCTGCGAATTAAAATACTCGTTCAGATTGTTGAAGCCTTGGTAGGTACTCGCCAGTGAACCCCAGGGAACCGCGATCGTATTGCCAAGCAGGTCTTTGCGGCCGAGCGGATCGTTGAGGCTACTCTCGGTGCCGATCGGCGTCACCGCTGTCCCCGTCGTGCCCGGAAAAACGACAGAGTTCTCCATCTGCTGAACCAGGCTGAAGTCACGCGGATTGATGTTGATCAATTGCGTGTACAAACCCGTCCCCTTAGAGCCAACATAACCGAGTTCCAAAACGGTATTGCGCGCAATTTCCTGCTGGAATGTCAGGTTCCAATTCTGGACGTAAGGAATGTGCGTGTCCGGCGCAATGACGTATCCCGGAATGCCGAGGCTCGGAAGAAACACAAGGCCGTTCGCCGGGATGTTCAGCGCCTGCGCAGGAGTTAGCCCCGGATTGACAGCCTCGGTATTGCTGGAGAGCCGCAACGCCGAAGTGGGATCAACGCTGCCGCTGGAACCCCCTCCGCTCGCTATGGTTGATGCGTTTACGAATCCGCCAAAGTCTGGGTTCGGTAGCCGGTTATTGCCGAGGATCGATTGGTGCGAAATGCCGTAGCCGCCGTGCACAACCAAGCGATCGTGATACATGGAAGGGCTCCATGCGAACCCGAATCGAGGTTCAAAATTCCAACGATCGATGGGCTCGATGTACTTCGACGAGCCATGACCTGCAAATTGGAACGGCACTACGTTGAAGGACGTCAGAGTCGTCGTGGTACCCGGTATCGTGATCGGCGTGCTCAGCGGGAAAGACTGCGCCAACTCCGGATGGAAGGAGCCTTGAAGATTGTTCTTTTCCGTGCGTGGCAGTTGCAGATCGTAGCGAACGCCGAGGTTCAGCGTGAGATTCGGCTTCACCTTCCAGTCGTTCTGGATGAATGCCGCCGCCGAGTTCCAGCGATAGTAATAGTTCATCAGCAACGGACGAACCGCTATTTGGTTCGGGATTCCCAGCAGATAGCTTGCGAAGGGATTGCCGCCAGTCGACGAGCTTGTTGACGAAGGATTCGAGTTAGTCTGCAAGACGCGAAAGTCCCAACGCCCGCCCGACGCGCCGAAAAATGGCGCTACGTTCAGCAACGCATGCGTCAGATCGACGCCGAACTTCCACCGCATGGCCCCTCGGTCCCAATAGACCATGTCGACGATGTTGTAGCGTTCTTCGGTGTTGTAGTTGTTGGTCGAAGCCGAGGAGCCGATGTTCGTGAATGCGTCGTAACCATTGCTGTCGCTGCTGAACTGCAACAGCGGTATGCCGCCTTTGGTCAGGCTCGGGAGGCCGAGTTGTGTTGAGATATTTTGTCCAGTCTTGATGTTGAATTCAGGCGAGTAGTCCTCGCTGAACGTGCCGCGCGTGTAGTTCAGTCGTAAGTCGTTCATCAGTCGATTCGTGATCACGTGTGTATCGGCAATCACGAACTGCCGCGCCCAACTGTAGGCCGCCGAATTCCCGTTTACGTCACTGCCGAAGCCGCGCGTGCCCACTGCCGGCACATAGGTATAGCGGAAATTGGCTTTGTTCTTGTCGCTGAAATTTTGATCGAGGCGCAGTGTCCAGCGGACTTCATCCTGTTTGACAAATCGATTTACAACGTAATTCTTCACGCGCCCATTCGGATCGAGATGCCAGTCGCTGGGCTCAGGCATGAACTGCAATGCCTTCAGCGCGACCGGATCCATCATCGACTGCGGAATCACATTTCCGGGAAACGCTACTGGACTGCCGGAAATGCGTTTCATCTGTCCGTTCACCAGATTGAACTGCTGGAAAATCGTGCTGGGACCGACCGATGTCAAATTGAAGCGCGCAGCCACGTCGGTGGGCAGCCATCCGCTGCTGGTGCGGACGAGATTACTGAAGTCGCCCTGGCGCATCGCGTCGGTTGGCAGCAGCGTGTCGACCACCAGAAAATCTTCGCGATATCGCGGTTCTCCGGCAAAGAAGAAGAAGGTCTTGTTGCGGCCGTCGTAGATCTTCGGGATCCACACCGGTCCGCCGAGCGTTCCTGAGAACTGATTGAAGCGCAGATTGTTCGGCGGACGCGTGCTGCCGGCAGTCCACTTCTCGGCGTTGGTGATCGGATTTCGCGTATACCACAGCGCCTCGCCATGGTACTGATTCGTGCCCGACTTCGTGGTCACGTTGATGACGCCGCCGCCGGTCTGCCCGTACTCGGCCGAATACGCCGACGTCTGCACCGAGAATTCCTGTACCGTTTCGGGAGTAAAGTCCACTATTGCGCGCGCAATTCCGACTCCCGTGTTGTCCACACCATCGGCGAGCATCGTCGTGCTCCCTGAGCGTCCGCCGTTGATGTTGATGTTGAAGCCCGGCACCGGCTGTCCCGAGGTGACATCGGCGTCTTCGCTTCCGGCTGTGCCGCTCACGTTTGGCGCGGTGAGCGCCAGGTCGAGAACGCTGCGATTGAACAGCGGAACATCCTGCATCTGTCGCGCAGTGATCGTCTGTGACTGCGTGCCTGACTCGGTGTTCATGAGCGGCGCCTGGGCTTCAACCGAGATGACGGTGGCGACCGACCCTGGCAGCAGATTCACGTTCCGCGTGACCGTCGTCGCAGTATCAACTTTCACGCCCTCATAAATTGCCTTGCGGAACCCGGGCGTTTCCACCTCGACTCGGTAGGTGACCGGATCGAGATTGCTGACGATGTATGTTCCGGCGTTCGTCGTCCTGGTGACGTGCTTCTCGTTGGTTCCTACGTTGATCACGGTGACCGTAGCCTCTGGAACGACGGCGCCCTGTGGATCAAAGACCGTACCGCTGATGCCGCCGCGATTGGTTTGTGCCAGAACGGGAAGAGATGACGTCACCAGCAGAAGAACAAACGCAAGAAAAATGTATAGGATTCCCAAAAAAGAACTCTGGTGAAACTCGCGTCGACCCTCGGAGTGCATCCCTGACCCCCAGAATGAAATTGGCGTGCTACGCGCGCACGGGGATGTCATGTATCACTCTGCTGCAAGCGCTTTCAAGGCGGAGCAGTTATTGGCTGATGGTTTTGTATTGCAGAACGCTTCGGCCGGCCGCAGCAGCGCTCGCAGTCGCGCGGAATCGAAGATTATTTCAAGCGAAGGA
The genomic region above belongs to Terriglobales bacterium and contains:
- a CDS encoding rhamnogalacturonan acetylesterase, with the translated sequence MLLRLLAALLVLAANSAAQNGNSLALGGMRFNFGQHARKGFTQATLHTLYDSARGYGFMQPPNVLQEQSSVCADAPFFFSLDVPEGKYDVTLRLGDERDDSSIAVKAEARRLLVEPLQIRRRKFVTRRFTLNVRYKELANGKIVHLKNDEKNDLDWDHRLSLEFNGAHPCVNELEVKKNDQAITVYLAGDSTVTDQRREPWAAWGQMLPRFFRPGVTIANHAESGESLKSFIGEERLAKVLETIRPGDYLFIQFAHNDQKPGPAHVDAFTTYKEYLLRYINAAREKHAFPVLVTSMLRRRFDANGKIINTLEDYPEAMRQLAKEQKVALIDLNAMSKTLFETLGPEGTLEAFVHYPAHTFPGQDQELKDDTHFNSYGA
- a CDS encoding oligogalacturonate lyase family protein — encoded protein: MRIISVFLLLAAGAYAQVPAIPSSAASAQSASSVQEPPREWVDPATHHRIVRLSDEPGTASLYFHQNAYTAKGDLLLVTTHEGLSVIDLQTHKIRQVVEGRVRNVIVGRKTRQVFYLKGDTAYATNLDSGETRSIATEARLRTGSGFAVNADETLLAGSWEDNPQTPQQNATQLPRDRGDNYPGKGSMMERRLAAKIPMSLYTIDIKTGKINTFNHSIDWLNHVQFSPTDPNLIMFCHEGPWHKVDRIWTIKRDGTELRQIHHRHMEMEIAGHEFFSPDGKTIWYDLQTPKGKEFWLAGFDLASGKTTRYKLECSEWSVHYNEAPDEKHFSGDGGGPNSVAKGCNGQWIYLFTPKNGVLEAEKLVDLSKHDYRLEPNASFTPDGKWIVFRSNMFGPTHVFEVEVKRAEE
- a CDS encoding carboxypeptidase regulatory-like domain-containing protein, with protein sequence MGILYIFLAFVLLLVTSSLPVLAQTNRGGISGTVFDPQGAVVPEATVTVINVGTNEKHVTRTTNAGTYIVSNLDPVTYRVEVETPGFRKAIYEGVKVDTATTVTRNVNLLPGSVATVISVEAQAPLMNTESGTQSQTITARQMQDVPLFNRSVLDLALTAPNVSGTAGSEDADVTSGQPVPGFNININGGRSGSTTMLADGVDNTGVGIARAIVDFTPETVQEFSVQTSAYSAEYGQTGGGVINVTTKSGTNQYHGEALWYTRNPITNAEKWTAGSTRPPNNLRFNQFSGTLGGPVWIPKIYDGRNKTFFFFAGEPRYREDFLVVDTLLPTDAMRQGDFSNLVRTSSGWLPTDVAARFNLTSVGPSTIFQQFNLVNGQMKRISGSPVAFPGNVIPQSMMDPVALKALQFMPEPSDWHLDPNGRVKNYVVNRFVKQDEVRWTLRLDQNFSDKNKANFRYTYVPAVGTRGFGSDVNGNSAAYSWARQFVIADTHVITNRLMNDLRLNYTRGTFSEDYSPEFNIKTGQNISTQLGLPSLTKGGIPLLQFSSDSNGYDAFTNIGSSASTNNYNTEERYNIVDMVYWDRGAMRWKFGVDLTHALLNVAPFFGASGGRWDFRVLQTNSNPSSTSSSTGGNPFASYLLGIPNQIAVRPLLMNYYYRWNSAAAFIQNDWKVKPNLTLNLGVRYDLQLPRTEKNNLQGSFHPELAQSFPLSTPITIPGTTTTLTSFNVVPFQFAGHGSSKYIEPIDRWNFEPRFGFAWSPSMYHDRLVVHGGYGISHQSILGNNRLPNPDFGGFVNASTIASGGGSSGSVDPTSALRLSSNTEAVNPGLTPAQALNIPANGLVFLPSLGIPGYVIAPDTHIPYVQNWNLTFQQEIARNTVLELGYVGSKGTGLYTQLININPRDFSLVQQMENSVVFPGTTGTAVTPIGTESSLNDPLGRKDLLGNTIAVPWGSLASTYQGFNNLNEYFNSQASSIRHAGYISFTRRMKSLEATVNYTFSKSMDNASDASPDTRTLTTPTSSGGNASFGAPLSSDYSISTFDQPHWFTARYVWDMPFGRGRTFLSDAWAPIQAIVGGWTTSGLVRINSEYPFMPTLSDANGLNASLTHTVRPDINSSEPLINPLYNRNCVAVATCEPYVNPAAFMRPEKGTLGDGARVLAIRGPLQKFFDASIQKNFPFPGKWGADGTRRIQFRVDALNVFNHPNWQVSSGNAGPDWMAAPNEGTITLNTTTGVTTFTPISASEYDTWAKINSQPLSNTSSGKSQLSAIQQMINSQRGASGALPTTFWSVPIPQQFATTDPNKFDIRTLDGFKLYRLRQAYNTGFGQLRELQLPRYLQFGIRIFF